The Micropterus dolomieu isolate WLL.071019.BEF.003 ecotype Adirondacks linkage group LG22, ASM2129224v1, whole genome shotgun sequence genome contains a region encoding:
- the hbp1 gene encoding HMG box-containing protein 1 isoform X1: protein MPQLVDILLFTVLDPTAPGFELRTLLLLLEKKKQQDIVTMDESFDPLKCNEDLPSSPGCHMDYDDMPELQEVEEDQRSPGLFQVGAGVSHQELSCSPSTNWLAELANIATSPQSPLLKNAPHKRSSPVHIFGNSNSLHSYARPPLASSAPNPSRGHIRERRRVRASSESESGVFSMSSSFSDDEDMAWSHSWPSTAWHCFLKGTRLRFHRGPNVEWQEADELRDSDDDSDDETMMPSSSSLKRYGSEGLKLVSHEETVSYGQAVLKLTFDPGSPDDGPLTAECRLDHPFFVKNKGWSSFYPSLTVVHHGIPCYEMQLGDVCLPPNHPDAINCDDSVVFDTFRSYDFTPLDSSAVYVLSSMARQRRTSLSSGGAVSPDCDKLERSSSPQSLTTKSNRSHTSGTASVATPTKCKRPMNAFMLFAKKYRVEYTQMYPGKDNRAISVILGDKWKKMKSEERRMYTMEAKALAEEQKRLNPDCWKRKRTNSGSQQT from the exons ATGCCTCAACTTGTTGACATTCTTTTGTTTACAGTGTTAGACCCGACAGCCCCTGGGTTTGAACTGAggacactgctgctgcttttgg aaaagaagaaacaacagGACATTGTGACAATGGACGAGTCCTTTGATCCACTCAAGTGTAATGAGGACCTGCCTTCTTCACCTGGGTGCCACATGGATTATG ATGACATGCCAGAGctgcaggaggtggaggaggaccAGAGGTCTCCAGGGTTATTTCAGGTTGGAGCAGGAGTGTCTCACCAGGAGCTCAGCTGCTCCCCCAGCACCAACTGGCTTGCTGAGCTGGCCAACATTGCCACCAGTCCTCAGAGCCCCCTGCTGAAGAATGCCCCACACAAGAG ATCATCACCAGTCCACATCTTTGGCAACAGTAATAGTTTACATTCCTATGCTCGTCCTCCACTAGCCAGTAGCGCACCCAACCCGTCCAGAGGCCACATCAGGGAGCGCAGGCGTGTCAGG GCAAGCAGTGAATCTGAGTCTGGAGTTTTCTCAATGTCCTCATCATTTTCTGATGACGAAGACATGGCCTGGTCTCACTCCTGGCCCTCCACAGCCTGGCATTGCTTCCTTAAAG GAACTCGCCTGCGCTTCCATCGAGGTCCTAATGTGGAGTGGCAGGAAGCTGATGAACTCAGGGATTCTGATGACGACTCAGATGATGAAACCATGatgccatcctcctcctctcttaaG AGATACGGTTCAGAGGGGCTGAAGTTGGTGAGCCATGAAGAGACGGTATCTTATGGCCAGGCAGTTCTAaaactgacctttgaccctggCTCACCTGATGATGGCCCTTTAACAGCTGAATGCCGATTGGATCACCCAttttttgtcaaaaataaag GATGGTCTTCTTTTTATCCGAGCCTTACTGTGGTGCACCATGGGATCCCTTGCTATGAGATGCAGCTGGGCGATGTTTGTCTGCCACCCAACCACCCAGATGCCATTAACTGTGATGACTCTGTTGTCTTTGACACTTTCAGGAG TTATGACTTCACTCCACTAGATTCCTCCGCAGTGTACGTTCTCAGCAGCATGGCTCGTCAGCGCAGGACCTCCCTGTCTAGCGGGGGTGCCGTCAGTCCAGACTGTGATAAACTTGAGCGCTCCAGCTCCCCACAATCCTTGACTACCAAATCAAACAGGAGCCACACCTCAGGGACAGCGAGTGTTGCCACTCCTACAAAATGCAAGCGGCCAATGAATGCCTTCATGCTCTTTGCCAAGAAATACAGAGTGGAGTACACACAGATGTATCCTGGGAAGGACAACAG AGCCATTAGTGTCATCCTGGGTGACAAGTGGAAGAAGATGAAGAGTGAAGAGAGGAGGATGTACACCATGGAGGCCAAGGCTCTGGCTGAGGAGCAGAAAAGACTCAATCCAGACTGCTGGAAACGTAAAAGAACCAACTCA GGTTCCCAGCAGACCTAG
- the hbp1 gene encoding HMG box-containing protein 1 isoform X2: MDESFDPLKCNEDLPSSPGCHMDYDDMPELQEVEEDQRSPGLFQVGAGVSHQELSCSPSTNWLAELANIATSPQSPLLKNAPHKRSSPVHIFGNSNSLHSYARPPLASSAPNPSRGHIRERRRVRASSESESGVFSMSSSFSDDEDMAWSHSWPSTAWHCFLKGTRLRFHRGPNVEWQEADELRDSDDDSDDETMMPSSSSLKRYGSEGLKLVSHEETVSYGQAVLKLTFDPGSPDDGPLTAECRLDHPFFVKNKGWSSFYPSLTVVHHGIPCYEMQLGDVCLPPNHPDAINCDDSVVFDTFRSYDFTPLDSSAVYVLSSMARQRRTSLSSGGAVSPDCDKLERSSSPQSLTTKSNRSHTSGTASVATPTKCKRPMNAFMLFAKKYRVEYTQMYPGKDNRAISVILGDKWKKMKSEERRMYTMEAKALAEEQKRLNPDCWKRKRTNSGSQQT; this comes from the exons ATGGACGAGTCCTTTGATCCACTCAAGTGTAATGAGGACCTGCCTTCTTCACCTGGGTGCCACATGGATTATG ATGACATGCCAGAGctgcaggaggtggaggaggaccAGAGGTCTCCAGGGTTATTTCAGGTTGGAGCAGGAGTGTCTCACCAGGAGCTCAGCTGCTCCCCCAGCACCAACTGGCTTGCTGAGCTGGCCAACATTGCCACCAGTCCTCAGAGCCCCCTGCTGAAGAATGCCCCACACAAGAG ATCATCACCAGTCCACATCTTTGGCAACAGTAATAGTTTACATTCCTATGCTCGTCCTCCACTAGCCAGTAGCGCACCCAACCCGTCCAGAGGCCACATCAGGGAGCGCAGGCGTGTCAGG GCAAGCAGTGAATCTGAGTCTGGAGTTTTCTCAATGTCCTCATCATTTTCTGATGACGAAGACATGGCCTGGTCTCACTCCTGGCCCTCCACAGCCTGGCATTGCTTCCTTAAAG GAACTCGCCTGCGCTTCCATCGAGGTCCTAATGTGGAGTGGCAGGAAGCTGATGAACTCAGGGATTCTGATGACGACTCAGATGATGAAACCATGatgccatcctcctcctctcttaaG AGATACGGTTCAGAGGGGCTGAAGTTGGTGAGCCATGAAGAGACGGTATCTTATGGCCAGGCAGTTCTAaaactgacctttgaccctggCTCACCTGATGATGGCCCTTTAACAGCTGAATGCCGATTGGATCACCCAttttttgtcaaaaataaag GATGGTCTTCTTTTTATCCGAGCCTTACTGTGGTGCACCATGGGATCCCTTGCTATGAGATGCAGCTGGGCGATGTTTGTCTGCCACCCAACCACCCAGATGCCATTAACTGTGATGACTCTGTTGTCTTTGACACTTTCAGGAG TTATGACTTCACTCCACTAGATTCCTCCGCAGTGTACGTTCTCAGCAGCATGGCTCGTCAGCGCAGGACCTCCCTGTCTAGCGGGGGTGCCGTCAGTCCAGACTGTGATAAACTTGAGCGCTCCAGCTCCCCACAATCCTTGACTACCAAATCAAACAGGAGCCACACCTCAGGGACAGCGAGTGTTGCCACTCCTACAAAATGCAAGCGGCCAATGAATGCCTTCATGCTCTTTGCCAAGAAATACAGAGTGGAGTACACACAGATGTATCCTGGGAAGGACAACAG AGCCATTAGTGTCATCCTGGGTGACAAGTGGAAGAAGATGAAGAGTGAAGAGAGGAGGATGTACACCATGGAGGCCAAGGCTCTGGCTGAGGAGCAGAAAAGACTCAATCCAGACTGCTGGAAACGTAAAAGAACCAACTCA GGTTCCCAGCAGACCTAG